The following proteins are co-located in the Tachysurus vachellii isolate PV-2020 chromosome 17, HZAU_Pvac_v1, whole genome shotgun sequence genome:
- the LOC132860365 gene encoding macrophage mannose receptor 1-like, whose amino-acid sequence MTQGEITIRSMFHLLLFLGFCTTGVCRSRQYHFINENKTWAEAQRYCRENYVDLASIDNAKEELDLFKTVDIRNYSPVWLGLYDDLNSWKWSLDDDDAFYQEGDTSFRNWNWTEAQMYCRENYTDLATIENMGEMNKLLNAVNNSYSGLAWIGLYDDPDSWRWSLDDEDFYSEGEKMFTGWYHEPNNYNGKELCVFIRSDGKWDDGDCNNSMTFICYDGRNVTEGYIWVNQYMSWAEAQHYCRQRYTDLASVRNQADNKKILNLTGGSSAWIGLYRTRLWSDQHESTYENWRPASPYIPEQPDNGLYVFREQGNQHCTAVSLGDSGQWTDEDCLATLPFICYNKFCTGSLCTHQYHLLTDNKTWTEAQTYCRVNYTDLATINNMEDIGRMLDTAHGTYSGLAWIGLYDDLNSWKWSLDDDLFYKEGERSFRNWFQYKQRNWFGNSLCVYFSGVDAIWWGASCYTTMPFICFDGRENASEKYVLIYQYLNWTEAQRYCREHYTDLTSVRNKAENLKIKSVLYNNDYSSDVWIGLYDTRSWSDKSNSSFSNWNTGQPDNFGGNEYCTAVFTTSGKWTDEDCGQTFPFFCYSSMSSIFHQYYFVNENKTWSEAQRYCREIHRDLATIDNMEEMISLLNTVNGSYTGLAWIGLYDNLDDWRWSLDDDAFYMEDEREFRGWYHEPNNYNGTELCVSMYNTGEWFDQQCNQRLGFVCYNGTNNTYVWISERMTWEEAQSFCRAKHKDLASVRNEPELQQILSLTHGYDVWIGLYRNRLWSDQSNSTFAYWRKATQAHVIAEPDNGLYSFGQFGNQHCTAMDSTGKWTDENCSASFPFICYSISTPGALIGLQMKIKVKGNMLDSQIKELVMMQPHVVLSLHSLYTSCVLPLGYTGED is encoded by the exons ATGACTCAAGGGGAAATAACTATAAg ATCCATGTTTCATCTTTTGCTGTTCTTAG GGTTCTGCACTACTGGGGTCTGTCGCTCTCGTCAGTATCATTTCATCAACGAGAATAAAACTTGGGctgaagcacagagatactgcagagagaattaCGTCGACTTAGCCAGTATTGATAATGCTAAAGAAGAGCTGGATCTTTTTAAAACAGTAGATATCAGGAACTACAGCCCAGTCTGGCTTGGACTATATGATGATCTGAACAGCTGGAAATGGTCcctagatgatgatgatgctttctACCAGGAGGGAGACACAAGCTTTAGAAATTG GAACTGGACTGAAGCACAGATGTACTGCCGAGAGAATTACACTGACCTGGCTACCATTGAGAACATGGGAGAAATGAACAAGCTccttaatgcagtaaataatagCTACTCAGGTTTGGCCTGGATTGGATTATATGATGATCCGGACAGCTGGAGATGGTCTTTGGATGATGAGGACTTCTACAGTGAAGGAGAAAAGATGTTCACTGGGTGGTACCATGAACCTAATAACTACAACGGaaaagagctgtgtgtgtttattcgtTCGGACGGGAAATGGGATGATGGAGATTGTAACAATTCTATGACTTTTATTTGCTATGACG GAAGAAATGTAACAGAAGGTTACATCTGGGTTAACCAGTATATGTCCTGGGCAGAAGCTCAGCATTACTGCAGGCAGCGTTACACAGACCTGGCCAGTGTGAGGAATCAAgcagacaataaaaaaatcctcaacCTCACAGGTGGTTCTTCTGCTTGGATTGGCTTATACAGGACCAGACTCTGGTCAGACCAGCACGAGTCTACCTATGAAAACTGGAGACCAGCCAGCCCATATATTCCAGAACAACCAGACAATGGATTATATGTTTTTCGGGAACAGGGCAATCAGCATTGCACAGCTGTATCACTTGGAGATTCTGGGCAGTGGACAGATGAGGATTGTTTAGCCACACTTCCTTTTATCTGCTATAACA AATTCTGCACAGGATCATTATGCACCCATCAGTATCACCTGCTTACTGATAATAAGACCTGGACTGAAGCCCAGACTTACTGCAGAGTGAATTATACTGACCTGGCCACCATTAATAACATGGAGGATATAGGAAGGATGCTTGACACAGCACATGGCACCTACTCTGGTTTAGCCTGGATCGGACTGTATGATGATCTGAACAGCTGGAAATGGTCTCTGGATGATGATCTTTTCTACAAGGAGGGAGAAAGAAGCTTTAGAAACTGGTTTCAATACAAACAGAGGAATTGGTTTGGAAATAGTTTGTGTGTATACTTTTCAGGTGTTGATGCAATATGGTGGGGAGCTTCTTGTTATACCACGATGCCATTCATTTGCTTTGATG GAAGGGAAAATGCCAGTGAGAAGTATGTCCTTATTTATCAGTACCTGAATTGGACCGAAGCtcagagatactgcagagaACATTACACAGATCTGACCAGTGTGAGGAACAAGGCCGAGAACCTGAAGATTAAATCGGTActatataataatgattatagCAGCGACGTATGGATCGGCTTGTACGATACAAGGTCATGGTCAGATAAGAGCAACTCTTCTTTCAGCAACTGGAATACAGGGCAACCTGATAATTTTGGAGGAAATGAATACTGTACTGCTGTTTTCACTACATCTGGGAAATGGACAGATGAAGACTGTGGTCaaacttttccctttttttgctATAGTT CAATGTCATCAATCTTTCATCAGTATTACTTTGTCAATGAAAATAAGACCTGGAGTGAAGCACAAAGATACTGTCGAGAGATTCACAGAGACTTGGCTACCATTGATAACATGGAAGAAATGATCAGTCTCCTTAACACAGTAAACGGAAGCTACACTGGTTTAGCCTGGATCGGACTGTATGATAATCTGGATGACTGGAGATGGTCTCTTGATGATGATGCCTTCTATATGGAGGACGAGCGAGAGTTCAGAGGATGGTACCATGAACCCAATAACTACAATGGAACAGAACTTTGTGTTTCCATGTATAACACAGGGGAATGGTTTGATCAACAGTGTAATCAGAGACTGGGATTTGTGTGCTATAATG GTACAAACAACACATATGTATGGATTTCTGAAAGAATGACTTGGGAAGAAGCTCAGAGTTTCTGCAGAGCAAAACACAAAGACCTGGCCAGTGTGAGGAATGAACCCGAGCTTCAGCAGATACTGAGCCTCACACATGGCTATGATGTGTGGATCGGTCTTTATAGGAACCGCTTATGGTCAGATCAAAGCAACTCGACTTTTGCTTATTGGAGAAAAGCGACTCAAGCACATGTAATAGCAGAACCTGATAATGGTTTGTATTCATTTGGACAATTTGGAAATCAACACTGCACCGCGATGGATTCTACTGGCAAATGGACTGACGAAAACTGCTCAGCCAGTTTCCCGTTCATTTGCTACAGTA TATCTACTCCAG GTGCATTGATAGGACTGCAAATGAAAATTAAAGTTAAGGGAAACATGCTAGACTCTCAGATTAAAGAACTGGTGATGATGCAA CCACACGTTGTATTATCTCTACATTCGCTCTACACAAG ttGTGTGCTTCCACTTGGCTACACAGGAGAAGACTAA